In Lactococcus garvieae subsp. garvieae, the following proteins share a genomic window:
- a CDS encoding sensor histidine kinase, with protein MPWSKIKRFLRTKIAQIGVFLVMLFIFVSNFLLWHLPIESLINATILALIVFVIYLVSSYFRWANREALLCDLKHELLDLEENLRAKEKHIKETEDIIKVWSHQMKIPLAAIDLMAQTEINPIELKNQAFALDNYLKMLLEYQRIANISTDFHFERFSVAPLLRELLKKYSSFFIQKNLSVTISGDWEITTDRKWFSLAIEQLLNNAIKYTNEGSLTIRIEENRIVLSDTGIGILPEDLPRIFEHGFTGYNGRGYYKASGLGLYLTKLILDRLDFRIKISSELGEGTTVEVEKNEQ; from the coding sequence ATGCCTTGGAGTAAAATAAAACGCTTTTTGCGGACAAAAATTGCACAAATCGGTGTGTTTTTGGTGATGCTCTTTATCTTTGTGAGCAACTTTCTGCTCTGGCATCTTCCGATTGAGTCCCTCATCAATGCAACTATTCTTGCTTTGATTGTATTTGTGATTTACTTGGTTTCCTCATATTTTCGTTGGGCGAATAGAGAAGCACTCTTATGTGACTTGAAACATGAGCTTTTGGATTTGGAAGAGAACCTGCGTGCAAAAGAAAAACACATTAAAGAAACAGAAGATATTATCAAAGTTTGGTCCCACCAAATGAAAATACCTTTGGCCGCAATCGATTTGATGGCACAAACAGAGATTAATCCAATCGAATTAAAAAATCAAGCTTTCGCTTTGGATAATTACTTAAAAATGTTATTGGAATACCAACGCATAGCCAATATTTCAACGGATTTTCATTTTGAAAGGTTTTCTGTCGCTCCTCTTTTACGAGAACTGCTCAAAAAATACAGTAGCTTTTTTATTCAGAAAAATTTATCCGTCACTATTTCAGGTGACTGGGAAATTACCACAGATCGTAAATGGTTCAGTTTGGCAATAGAGCAGCTGCTCAATAATGCTATAAAATATACAAATGAAGGAAGTTTAACCATTCGTATAGAAGAAAATAGAATTGTTTTAAGTGATACAGGAATAGGGATCTTACCCGAAGATTTACCACGAATATTTGAGCATGGTTTCACAGGCTATAACGGCCGCGGATATTATAAAGCATCAGGGTTGGGCTTGTACTTAACGAAACTTATTTTAGATCGCCTTGACTTCCGAATTAAGATCAGTTCAGAGCTAGGCGAAGGAACGACTGTTGAGGTGGAAAAAAATGAACAATAA
- a CDS encoding histidine phosphatase family protein, whose amino-acid sequence MKIYFVRHGKTQWNLEKRLQGQKGDSPLLPESYEAIARVNERLGQIVQFDKVISSPQPRAVTTAKLLTALPVKTDNRLSEWNFGQLEGQLVANALLKYPDEMFASRNELQNFDGRHFGAETVAHVLARFDSLASDLKKQEAENILLVGHGASGTAGMRHLAGFPLQELRTAGGLANNSVTVLETKGQRFEMLHWNKVL is encoded by the coding sequence ATGAAAATCTATTTTGTAAGGCATGGTAAAACACAATGGAATCTCGAAAAAAGGCTACAAGGACAAAAGGGGGATTCGCCACTTTTGCCAGAATCCTATGAGGCGATCGCTCGGGTAAATGAAAGACTGGGGCAAATTGTCCAATTTGATAAGGTGATTTCTAGTCCGCAGCCACGTGCGGTAACGACCGCAAAATTGTTAACTGCTTTGCCAGTAAAGACAGATAACCGCCTTTCCGAATGGAATTTTGGTCAGCTGGAAGGACAATTGGTCGCAAATGCACTCTTGAAGTATCCAGATGAAATGTTTGCCTCTCGAAATGAATTGCAAAATTTTGATGGCCGTCATTTTGGAGCGGAAACAGTAGCTCATGTTTTGGCACGTTTTGATAGTTTAGCAAGTGACCTTAAAAAGCAAGAGGCTGAAAATATATTATTGGTCGGTCATGGTGCTTCAGGCACAGCGGGAATGCGACATTTGGCTGGCTTTCCACTCCAAGAGTTACGCACAGCTGGCGGCTTAGCCAATAATAGTGTCACTGTTTTAGAAACAAAAGGTCAACGTTTTGAGATGTTGCACTGGAATAAAGTGTTATGA
- a CDS encoding FtsX-like permease family protein: protein MLSFKLAVQNLKKGLKSFAPFIVASVTMFVLLFVTAAIAQSPSLEKMKGGAAVGQMMSFAMWILAIFGGIILIYSYRFLQLQRSREFGLYDILGLGKKKIALVSFFELVMSYIATVIIGTIVGIAFSKFLFLIFINMIGENNFNLAITPASILTVAAIFLIFFALLLIIGTFIIWKSSSLDLLREASKGEKEPKSNIFMALIGVVLLVVGYGLALNVDNPVKALSTFFLAVLAVILGTYFFYISFTVWYLKWRKKRNSYYKPQNFITISSMLYRMKANAVGLANITILLSMTLVTLVVTIGIFLGSTQTVERSFPKEGQYTVYSQEKTGDQLAQTLQEKADQAGVEVSNLSTALSVDYLMGNGQKEGENTLNITPTGDQKTAIQFSMTTLQTLKNLNENVADISGNQISILDYFGAYPKIKAFNWFGTKYEVKDIMATQDLTKYPIMMNITTPMLLIFPNDAALHQALEVYNKANNEGEQAYQVSPAVTVNFDIAEKDQEKLTNVLGSRDGEHMLSFRSAEMKEVRTGIGAFVFIGMVLGISFILGAALIIYYKQLSEGVQDKRSFKILQEVGLSKEQVSKTIKSQVSMIFLLPIAMTIVHFSFAYIMISKLIGIFGILDSQLILWTSVGTIAALAFIYWLIYKGTSLVYYNIVEKK from the coding sequence ATGCTTAGTTTTAAACTGGCGGTACAAAATCTGAAAAAAGGTTTGAAATCTTTTGCACCTTTCATCGTAGCGAGTGTAACGATGTTTGTCTTACTTTTTGTTACTGCTGCAATTGCACAATCTCCGTCACTTGAGAAAATGAAGGGTGGCGCAGCAGTGGGGCAGATGATGTCCTTTGCGATGTGGATTTTGGCTATTTTTGGTGGGATAATTCTCATATATAGTTATCGCTTTTTACAATTGCAACGCTCACGTGAATTTGGACTTTACGATATTCTTGGACTGGGAAAAAAGAAAATCGCACTGGTTTCCTTCTTTGAGCTTGTGATGAGTTATATTGCAACTGTCATCATTGGTACAATTGTTGGGATTGCTTTCTCTAAGTTCCTTTTCCTTATCTTTATTAATATGATTGGTGAAAATAACTTTAACTTAGCAATTACACCAGCTTCTATTCTAACAGTGGCAGCAATATTCTTGATCTTCTTTGCTTTGCTTCTTATCATTGGAACATTTATCATTTGGAAATCTTCAAGTCTTGATTTGTTAAGAGAAGCATCTAAAGGTGAAAAAGAACCTAAGTCAAACATTTTCATGGCCTTGATTGGGGTTGTTTTACTGGTAGTGGGCTATGGTTTAGCACTAAATGTTGATAATCCAGTGAAAGCACTCTCCACTTTCTTCCTTGCAGTCCTTGCAGTTATTTTGGGAACTTACTTTTTCTATATCAGTTTTACCGTTTGGTATTTGAAATGGCGTAAAAAACGTAATTCTTACTATAAGCCGCAAAACTTTATTACGATTAGCTCAATGCTTTATCGAATGAAAGCAAATGCGGTTGGTTTGGCAAATATCACTATTCTCTTGTCAATGACATTGGTGACTTTGGTAGTTACCATTGGTATTTTCTTAGGCTCAACTCAAACTGTTGAGCGCTCGTTTCCAAAAGAAGGACAATACACCGTTTATTCGCAAGAAAAAACGGGTGATCAACTGGCCCAAACCCTACAAGAAAAAGCAGACCAAGCTGGTGTAGAAGTATCAAACCTATCAACAGCTCTAAGTGTGGACTACTTGATGGGTAACGGTCAAAAAGAAGGAGAAAATACTTTAAACATTACTCCGACAGGCGATCAAAAAACAGCCATTCAATTTTCAATGACAACTTTACAAACGTTGAAAAATTTGAATGAAAATGTTGCGGACATTTCTGGTAATCAAATTAGTATCCTTGATTACTTTGGCGCTTATCCAAAAATTAAGGCGTTTAATTGGTTTGGTACAAAGTATGAAGTGAAAGACATCATGGCTACTCAGGATCTGACTAAGTACCCTATCATGATGAATATAACTACACCAATGCTTCTTATCTTCCCAAATGATGCAGCATTACATCAAGCGCTTGAGGTTTATAATAAAGCAAACAACGAGGGTGAACAAGCCTATCAAGTGAGTCCCGCTGTGACAGTTAACTTTGATATTGCAGAAAAAGACCAAGAAAAATTAACAAATGTACTAGGTAGTCGTGACGGCGAGCATATGCTCAGCTTCCGTTCCGCTGAGATGAAAGAAGTCAGAACAGGTATTGGTGCCTTTGTCTTTATTGGTATGGTTCTCGGCATTAGTTTTATTTTAGGGGCTGCCCTGATTATCTATTACAAACAGTTGTCAGAAGGTGTGCAAGACAAACGTTCCTTCAAGATTCTACAAGAAGTCGGTTTATCAAAAGAGCAAGTGTCTAAGACCATCAAGTCTCAAGTGAGCATGATTTTCTTATTGCCAATTGCAATGACGATTGTACATTTCAGCTTTGCTTACATTATGATTAGTAAGCTTATTGGGATATTTGGAATCTTAGATAGCCAGTTAATTCTTTGGACCAGCGTGGGAACAATTGCTGCTTTGGCCTTTATTTATTGGTTAATCTATAAAGGAACAAGCCTCGTGTATTACAATATTGTGGAGAAAAAATAA
- a CDS encoding response regulator transcription factor, with amino-acid sequence MPKIFIVEDDKTIVKMLTNALKNDFQVYSVLNFRAVKQEILEADPDLILMDIGLPFYNGFYWTTELRKVSQIPIIFISSMSDDMNQVTAMNQGADDFVTKPFSLDILQAKIKALLRRSYNFSGPEKLEFAGFILSDNMVKSGESQIDLTPSENKILSVLFRANGAVVSKEALLQELWQTDEFIDSNTLNVKMTRLRKKLAEIGFAHLVTKRGVGYALE; translated from the coding sequence ATGCCCAAAATTTTTATTGTGGAAGACGATAAAACGATTGTTAAAATGTTGACTAATGCTTTGAAAAATGACTTTCAGGTCTATTCTGTTTTAAATTTTCGGGCAGTCAAGCAGGAAATATTGGAAGCAGATCCGGATCTGATATTAATGGATATTGGCTTACCCTTTTATAACGGTTTTTACTGGACAACAGAATTACGCAAAGTCTCACAAATTCCGATTATTTTTATCTCATCGATGAGTGATGATATGAACCAAGTCACAGCCATGAACCAAGGAGCTGATGATTTTGTGACGAAACCTTTCTCCTTAGATATCTTACAGGCCAAAATAAAAGCATTGCTTCGCCGTTCTTACAACTTTTCTGGTCCTGAGAAATTAGAATTTGCCGGCTTTATTTTATCTGACAACATGGTGAAGTCAGGAGAAAGTCAGATTGATCTCACACCTTCCGAAAACAAGATTTTGAGTGTTCTTTTTAGAGCCAACGGAGCTGTTGTAAGCAAAGAAGCCCTTCTCCAAGAACTGTGGCAAACAGATGAATTTATCGATAGCAATACTTTAAATGTGAAAATGACACGTTTACGTAAAAAACTAGCAGAAATTGGATTTGCACATTTGGTAACGAAGCGAGGTGTGGGCTATGCCTTGGAGTAA
- the aroC gene encoding chorismate synthase yields the protein MRFFTAGESHGPRLTAIIEGLPAGLPLQASDINVELKRRQGGYGRGGRMKIESDQVEITSGLRHGKTLGSPLTLNVTNRDFSHWTEIMASEEVDDAVKRQRKLTKPRPGHADLVGGMKYEFEDLRNTLERSSARETTMRVAVGAVAKALLKQLDIDMAYHVVNFGGKDVAAQLPELSVSEIKAKAGTNDLSIVDISRAEEIRSYIDKIKKAGDTIGGIVEVRVTNVPAGLGSYVHFDRKLDAKIAAAVVSINAFKGVEFGLGFEAGRRQGSQVMDEILWAAQTGYSRKSNNLGGFEGGMTNGEDLVIRGVMKPIPTLYKPLMSVNTETHEPYKASVERSDPTALPAAGVVMENVVATVIAQEICDKFSSDSFRELQEAFQNYKERLKNF from the coding sequence ATGCGCTTTTTTACAGCAGGGGAATCACACGGTCCACGTTTGACAGCAATCATTGAAGGTTTGCCCGCAGGACTTCCGCTTCAAGCTTCTGACATCAATGTTGAATTGAAACGTCGCCAAGGGGGATACGGACGAGGCGGGCGCATGAAGATAGAATCGGATCAGGTAGAAATCACCAGTGGTTTGCGTCATGGTAAAACTTTGGGAAGCCCGCTTACCCTTAATGTGACCAATCGTGACTTCTCACATTGGACGGAAATTATGGCTTCGGAAGAAGTTGATGATGCTGTCAAGAGACAACGTAAATTGACAAAACCTCGACCAGGACATGCTGACTTGGTGGGGGGGATGAAGTATGAATTTGAGGATTTGCGAAACACGCTCGAGCGTTCCTCGGCCCGTGAAACAACGATGAGAGTAGCTGTAGGCGCTGTGGCTAAGGCCTTGCTCAAACAGCTTGATATTGATATGGCTTATCATGTGGTAAATTTTGGAGGCAAAGATGTTGCTGCCCAACTTCCAGAACTCTCTGTGAGCGAAATCAAAGCAAAAGCGGGTACAAATGATTTGTCTATTGTGGATATTTCAAGAGCTGAGGAAATCCGTTCTTATATTGATAAAATAAAGAAAGCTGGCGATACGATAGGCGGAATTGTAGAGGTGCGTGTGACAAATGTTCCGGCTGGTTTGGGTTCTTACGTACATTTTGATCGCAAATTAGATGCAAAAATCGCAGCTGCTGTCGTTTCTATCAATGCCTTTAAAGGTGTGGAGTTTGGCCTTGGTTTTGAAGCTGGGCGCCGTCAGGGCAGTCAAGTCATGGATGAAATCCTTTGGGCAGCGCAAACCGGATATAGCCGAAAGAGCAATAATCTTGGTGGATTTGAAGGTGGAATGACTAATGGAGAGGACCTTGTTATTCGAGGAGTCATGAAACCCATCCCAACCCTGTATAAGCCTCTCATGTCCGTCAACACTGAAACGCATGAACCTTATAAAGCGAGCGTCGAACGTTCTGATCCAACCGCTCTTCCAGCGGCAGGAGTAGTAATGGAAAATGTTGTTGCTACAGTCATAGCACAAGAAATCTGTGATAAGTTTTCAAGCGATAGTTTTAGAGAGCTGCAAGAAGCTTTTCAAAACTATAAGGAACGCTTGAAAAACTTTTGA
- a CDS encoding GNAT family N-acetyltransferase: protein MNNKQVILAQHQKFETERLFFRKVELADKEDLFEYASDPEVARYVSFPVHKDLAMTEESIVEYFIPQRLFCWAIVEKQSHKMIGTIDLRLDGDQAIFGWVLNRNFWGRGLMPEAAASLRDLAFNQLDVKIITAEHDAENPKSGRVMEKIGMRKTGQVYTYMAKEGRSVLCDYWALTKEEYLKAKN from the coding sequence ATGAACAATAAACAGGTAATACTTGCACAACATCAAAAGTTTGAAACAGAACGTTTATTTTTTAGAAAAGTGGAACTTGCAGACAAAGAAGACCTTTTTGAATACGCAAGTGATCCAGAAGTTGCGCGCTATGTTTCATTTCCCGTACATAAAGATTTAGCTATGACAGAAGAAAGTATTGTGGAGTATTTTATACCACAGCGTTTATTTTGCTGGGCAATTGTGGAGAAGCAGAGTCACAAAATGATTGGTACCATTGATTTAAGGCTCGACGGAGATCAAGCTATATTTGGTTGGGTACTTAACCGTAACTTTTGGGGGAGAGGTCTAATGCCAGAGGCTGCAGCTTCACTCAGAGATTTGGCTTTTAATCAGCTTGATGTAAAGATTATTACAGCAGAACATGACGCAGAAAATCCAAAATCAGGACGTGTAATGGAAAAAATCGGTATGCGAAAAACAGGTCAAGTCTATACATACATGGCTAAAGAGGGGCGTTCAGTCCTGTGTGATTACTGGGCATTGACGAAAGAAGAATATTTAAAAGCTAAAAATTAA
- a CDS encoding YxeA family protein encodes MKKVLFGLLALAIVIGGLGYGWYKSSYGGTERYVKITQDGVKKDEKSDSGKRTVSYEYNLPSYDKNGEAKDVSFTATHNLRKEAYLKVTDNKTKGVTNWEEVQKNDLPSKAKDKLN; translated from the coding sequence ATGAAAAAAGTATTATTTGGCTTGCTTGCTCTGGCAATAGTGATTGGTGGCCTAGGATACGGCTGGTACAAATCCAGCTACGGAGGCACAGAACGTTACGTAAAAATCACACAAGATGGGGTGAAAAAAGATGAGAAAAGCGATTCAGGTAAACGCACAGTGTCTTATGAATACAATTTACCTTCTTATGATAAAAATGGTGAAGCAAAAGATGTTTCCTTTACAGCAACACACAACTTACGTAAAGAGGCTTATCTTAAAGTGACAGATAATAAAACAAAAGGCGTAACAAACTGGGAAGAAGTTCAAAAAAATGACTTGCCAAGTAAAGCAAAAGATAAATTAAATTAA
- the aroA gene encoding 3-phosphoshikimate 1-carboxyvinyltransferase, whose translation MKLEIKAKSLTGKLTVPGDKSISHRSIMFGAISHGQTKVKHILRAEDVTATMQAFQALGVKIEDKDGIIYIQGQGFEGLQPAEKPLDMGNSGTSMRLMSGILAGLNFETKLIGDASLSRRPMDRIAQPLKLMGAKISGQGEACLPPLEIQGRQLQSIHYQLPVASAQVKSALIFAALQTKSNQVSEIVEKAVTRNHTEEMLQQFGGELTVSGKHIRIRGGQKLEGQEITVPGDISSAAFWIVAALIIPGSNIELQNVGINATRTGILDVVTAMGGKVEITNQTAIAATLKIRYSPLTATQISGDVIPRLIDELPIIALLATQAEGETVIADAEELRVKETDRISVVADILTAMGADVTPTADGMRIRGKTNLHAPHKAIDTHGDHRIGMMTAIAALLVQEGEVVLEGSQAIKTSYPTFFEDLKALLGTSKEEG comes from the coding sequence ATGAAACTCGAAATAAAGGCAAAATCACTCACAGGAAAACTTACTGTTCCTGGGGATAAATCAATTTCTCACCGCTCCATAATGTTTGGGGCGATTTCACATGGTCAAACGAAGGTAAAACATATTTTGCGTGCTGAGGATGTTACAGCTACGATGCAAGCCTTCCAGGCCTTGGGTGTCAAAATTGAAGATAAGGATGGGATAATCTACATCCAAGGTCAAGGTTTTGAAGGTTTACAGCCTGCGGAAAAGCCCTTGGATATGGGAAACTCAGGCACATCCATGCGTTTAATGTCAGGGATTCTTGCTGGTTTAAACTTTGAAACAAAATTGATAGGTGATGCTTCGCTCTCGCGTCGCCCGATGGATCGTATCGCGCAACCATTAAAACTAATGGGCGCAAAAATCTCTGGTCAAGGAGAAGCTTGTCTGCCACCTTTAGAAATTCAAGGGAGACAACTGCAGTCTATTCACTATCAACTGCCTGTAGCCTCTGCACAAGTGAAATCAGCTTTGATTTTTGCGGCACTCCAAACAAAGAGCAATCAAGTATCAGAAATTGTGGAAAAAGCGGTGACGCGAAACCATACCGAAGAAATGCTTCAGCAGTTTGGTGGAGAACTTACAGTATCGGGGAAGCATATCCGAATAAGAGGCGGACAAAAGTTAGAAGGCCAAGAAATCACGGTACCTGGAGACATTTCCTCAGCCGCCTTTTGGATTGTTGCTGCTTTAATCATTCCAGGAAGCAATATTGAGCTGCAAAATGTTGGGATCAATGCCACACGAACAGGAATACTTGATGTTGTGACTGCGATGGGAGGAAAAGTTGAAATTACCAATCAAACTGCAATAGCAGCGACACTCAAAATTCGGTATAGCCCATTGACAGCAACCCAGATATCGGGCGATGTGATTCCGAGGCTGATTGATGAGTTGCCGATTATTGCTCTTTTGGCTACACAAGCTGAAGGCGAAACGGTTATTGCAGATGCGGAAGAGCTTCGGGTCAAAGAAACGGACCGGATCTCAGTAGTAGCGGATATCTTAACAGCGATGGGAGCTGATGTTACACCTACAGCAGATGGGATGAGGATTAGAGGGAAGACAAACCTTCATGCACCTCATAAGGCCATCGATACGCATGGTGACCATCGTATCGGTATGATGACAGCAATTGCGGCACTTCTTGTGCAAGAAGGAGAAGTTGTTTTAGAAGGAAGTCAAGCCATTAAAACAAGTTATCCAACTTTCTTTGAGGATCTGAAAGCTTTACTTGGAACAAGTAAGGAGGAAGGATAA
- a CDS encoding shikimate kinase, which yields MGVVLIGFMGAGKSTIARALDQENFIDLDQVIEKEIGMPILQFFQDYDEAKFRQIERETLEAAVRSGFNVATGGGIVQLAENRDCLKKLKKVVYLKADFETLYKRILADQKNQRPLALQPLQEVEQLFNQREKFYEEVADIIIETKDKKPEEIIKEIQELK from the coding sequence ATGGGCGTAGTGTTGATTGGGTTTATGGGGGCAGGAAAATCAACGATTGCCAGGGCGCTCGATCAGGAAAATTTTATTGACCTTGATCAAGTCATTGAAAAAGAGATTGGAATGCCCATTCTGCAATTTTTTCAGGATTATGATGAAGCCAAATTTCGACAAATTGAAAGAGAAACACTTGAGGCCGCTGTGCGCTCAGGATTTAACGTTGCCACAGGTGGCGGCATTGTTCAACTTGCAGAAAATCGTGACTGTCTGAAAAAGCTGAAAAAGGTGGTCTATCTCAAGGCAGATTTTGAAACGCTCTATAAACGTATTCTTGCCGATCAAAAGAACCAACGGCCGTTGGCTTTACAACCCCTGCAAGAGGTAGAACAATTGTTTAATCAGCGTGAAAAATTCTATGAAGAAGTTGCGGATATTATTATTGAAACCAAAGACAAAAAACCAGAAGAAATAATTAAAGAAATTCAGGAATTAAAATGA
- a CDS encoding ABC transporter ATP-binding protein, translated as MLLEVKHIKKVFKTRFSKEETTALADIDFSVEEGEYIAIMGESGSGKTTLLNILSTLEKPTAGQVLLSGRDITAIKDKDISAFRREHLGFVFQDFNLLDTLSVRDNIYLPMVLSKAPVKKMKARLENLAPKLNIETLLEKQPFELSGGQKQRVAVARALISQPDLVLADEPTAALDYKNSESLLELFENINDAGQTIIMVTHSSLAASHAKRVLFIKDGMLYHQLYRGDKSSTEFAKEITLSMTSFLGASADPTETEVANNA; from the coding sequence ATGCTATTAGAAGTTAAACATATCAAAAAAGTTTTCAAAACACGCTTTTCAAAAGAAGAAACAACAGCTCTTGCGGACATCGATTTTTCTGTCGAAGAAGGTGAATACATTGCCATTATGGGTGAATCAGGTTCAGGTAAAACAACACTCTTGAATATTTTATCAACTTTGGAAAAACCCACAGCTGGTCAAGTTTTACTTTCAGGACGTGACATTACAGCTATTAAAGACAAGGACATCTCAGCATTTCGCCGTGAGCACCTTGGCTTTGTCTTCCAAGACTTCAACCTCTTGGATACGCTATCTGTAAGAGACAATATTTACCTGCCAATGGTTCTTTCGAAAGCGCCAGTAAAGAAGATGAAAGCACGTTTGGAAAACTTAGCGCCTAAGTTGAATATTGAAACCCTTTTAGAAAAACAACCTTTTGAGCTATCTGGGGGACAAAAACAGCGTGTTGCTGTTGCGCGTGCTCTGATTTCTCAACCCGATCTTGTTTTGGCAGATGAGCCAACAGCAGCTTTGGACTATAAAAACTCTGAAAGTTTGCTTGAGCTTTTCGAAAATATCAATGATGCTGGACAAACCATTATCATGGTTACTCACTCAAGCTTGGCTGCAAGTCACGCAAAACGTGTTCTCTTTATTAAAGACGGAATGCTTTATCATCAGCTTTATCGTGGCGATAAGTCATCCACAGAGTTTGCAAAAGAAATTACCTTGTCAATGACTTCATTCTTGGGGGCTTCGGCAGATCCAACCGAAACGGAGGTAGCCAATAATGCTTAG